A stretch of DNA from Shewanella sediminis HAW-EB3:
TGGAAGCTGATTGACCTGAGCAATAACCCCGCTGATATTATCGTCGCTGCCATTATCGAATGCGGTTTTGGCTAACAGATCGATTTTTTCCTGTTCAGAAATGTTTAACGAGAGAATTTCGGTAAGTTTATCCAATTCGAGAAAGTCATGGATCCCATCTGAGGTAGCCAGTAACAGATCGTTATCTTCCAGATCCACTGTGCTGTAATCTATCTGCAGACAGTTATCCATGCCCACCGCACGGGCTAAAAAGCTTCGCCCTGTCGCAATGCTGGCAACATGGTCTCTTGTCAGTTGCTTGAGTTCATTATTACGGAACAGGTAGGCTCTACTATCACCGACATGAAAGAGATGACAGGTACGAGATTTAATCACCAAGCCGCTGAAGGTTGTCAGATAACCTTTCTCCTCATTGGCAAACTCATGGCTACGTTTGAAAAGGGTAATGTTGATGTTTGAGAGTAGTTTTTGCCCAGCATGTTTTACTGACCAGGTATCCGGGGTAGGGTAGTAGTCGTCGATGAAGCGTTTTACCGCAGTTTCACTGGCATCTTTACCCGCTTCGGCGCTACTCACACCATCGGCGACGGCAAGAATGATCCCTTTACCCTCTAATAACCTATCTTCGGTGGGGACAAAAAATCCAACCGCATCTTCATTAATCTCCTTTAAACCTTTTTCGCTATGGCTTGCCAGATTTATGCTTAGACGATTGGATTTTGTCATAATAAATATCTTTTTATTAATAGGTACTTAGATAGAAAACCTTATCAGTTATCTATAACTAATAACAATCAATATTGCAATTAGTTAACGTCGATCAGTTCAACTGTACCATCTTCGTTTACCTCAGCCATATGACCTTTAGGCTCATTGAGGAACATCACGGCAAAGAAAATTACCGCAGCTGAAGCCGCAATCACCATAAAGAAGGTGCTGTAATCTACAAAGGAGAGTACGGTCAGATAGGTTACTGCACCAACGTTACCGTAGGCTCCGGCCATTCCGGCAATTTGACCTGTCATGCGACGCTTAACCAGAGGTACGATGGCAAATACAGCTCCTTCACCCGCTTGAACGAAGAATGAGCAGCACATGGTTGCAATAACAGCCATAGGTATAAGCCAGCCACCGTCAACTTGGCTCAATACTGAGTAACCTACGGCTAAGCCACCGATGAAGATCATCAGGCTCTTGCGGCGACCGAACTTATCACTGAACCAACCACCGGTAGGACGTGCGACCAGATTCATAAAGGCAAAACCTGAAGCAAGCAGACCCGCTTTTACCGGATCTAAGCCTTCGAATGTTTCTAAGAAGAACAGTGGCAACATAGAGACAACCGCAAGCTCAGAGCCAAAGGTGACAAAATAAGCGACATCTAAGATAGCGACTTGTTTGAAGTCATATTTCTCGATGTCTGCAACTCCTTTAGTCAGGTTATCTTTGTTTACACGCCAGATAGAGTTGACTTGAATAAAGAACAGAGCAACCAAGCCAAACCACATTAGGTACATGACTTGCGTCGTAAACAGGTTTACTCCCGATGGAGATAGTTTCCATGCGAGTACGGCCAAAGCGATATACATTGGAATGTTCATCAGCAGATAGAAGTAAAAATCTTTCCTGCTGGTGACCTCTAAACCGCCGGATTTCTTAGGTTTAAAGTAAGTTGAGCCTTTTGGTGTATTACGGGCCATGGTGTAAAAGAAGAAACCGTATAGGCCGGCAATGATACCCGTTAGACCTAACGCGTATCTCCAACCGTCATCGCCGCCAAACGCATAAGCGATTGTCGGGAGTGACATTGCTGCCGCCGCCGAACCGAAGTTACCCCAACCACCATAGATCCCCTCAGCGATGCCGACCTGTTTGGCCGGAAACCACTCACCAACGAGACGAATACCGATCACAAAACCGGCACCCACAAACCCGAGTAGGAACCTGAACAATGCAAGCTGTTCGAAGCTTTGGGCCATTGCAAAGCCCATACAGATGAACGATGAAGAGATTAATAGTCCAGAGTAGATAATTCTGGGACCAAATTTGTCGACTAAGATACCGACAATAATTCGTGCCGGGATTGTTAAAGCAACGTTTAATATGAGCAATGCCTTAACTTGTGCGCTTGTTAGGTCGAAAGCCTCTTTGATGAAAACTAACAGAGGGGCGTGACTGAACCAGACGACAAATGTTAAGAAAAAAGCAAACCATGTAACGTGAAGTGTTTTAATTTTAGGATCTGCAAAGTTGAGCAGATTCATTTTCCCTTCGTTAGACATTTAATAAACTCCATCAAGTTATTACGAAGAAATGTTCATTTTAGTGCAAATGTTAATTTTTAATTTTTTTTGTAACTGGGGATAGTTTGCGCTATTCATACAAGTGTTTGTTGATTTATATCAAGATTATTGCGAATGCATGACGAATGTGGTCTATATAGTTGATGTTGGAGGTGTGTCACGCCGATTGTGTGATCAATGTCTGGTTATGGCGTGTAACTGTATGGTTGGGACTCTCGTTTGTTATTGTTTTGTTGATTTTGCTACCCTTAAGGGGTAGTGCTTAGCTATGTTCAAATAAGTTGTTCGCGCGCATTTTTAGTAAAGTATTGCAGTGTTTCATTGAGGCAAAATATGAATGTGGCATGTGATAAATAAGTTTGTCACTTCATTTCAATCATCTACATTCATTTTTAACCCACCTATCATGTTAGCGCTGTGTTGTTGAATTGTTGTCGCGCCGCTTCGTTTGGGGGAAATAAGTACTGTAATAATAAATACTCATTAGTGGGTATTCTTTTGGCATTTTTGTCACTTTTTATCGTCGATATTAGCTTGTCTTACCTTTTAAGATTTTTAATCTCAACTTTCTGAATTGATTTGAAAACAGTTTGACTGTCTTTTTTCTTCTGTGTGAGGAGAGGGGTTGGTATTTAAGTGCCACATAATAGTGAGTGAAGCGTCTAAAATCGGTTGCGATACCGGGAAAGGCGTCCTCCACGATAGAGCAAAAATCTGTTGGCCCCTGTTGTTTATCTCTTATTACCCCCTTTTTCTCGAGTAAATGACACATATGAAGGTAGGTTGAAGCGACCCTGTCTTTATCTCTGTGAAAGTGGATCAGACCCGCGCTATAGGCAATAACAAGGCCGATAAAGGTGATACTCACCAGCATGAAAATGGCTATTTTTTGCTGTGTAACTTCTCCTAATAATTTTTGAAGGATCTGCTCCTGCTTGCTTGAGTCAAAGCCCAGAACCCAAACGCTCCAATAGTAATCAATACTTGCCAGCGTGAGCCTCAATTCATTGAGAAGCGGAAATTCTCTCAGTCTTAATGGGCTAAATGGGCTGTCTAACAGGTAGCTCTCTTGTGCTTGAAAATAGGCGTCAAAACCTTCGAGTACTCGCTCTGGCGCGATCATGGCGGTGGGGTCATATCTTACCCAGCCTCTATTCTCAATCCATACTTCAGTCCAGGCATGTGCCATGTATTGATAGATACTCAGGTAACCGGCACTTTGGTTAAATTCGCCGCCTTGATAACCGGTTACCAAACGCGCCGGAAGGCCCGAGGCCCTGGCCATAAAAGTGAATGCACTGGCGTAATGCACACAGAAACCGGCTTTATTCTCGAACAGGAAATCATCAATCTGTTGCGGCCCAACCCGGGGAGGCGTGAGTGTATAAAAGTAGGGTTGTTCGGTGAAGTATCTCATCATGGCGCGGAGTCTGGTTGTCGGATCGGGCAAGTCTTTCTTAAAGGATTGTGCCAACTCGAAGGTACGGGGATTAATGTCATCCGGCAGCCGCAAATTAAGCAGTCTGACTGTGGGATCTAGCGTCTTATCCATTGCATATTGAGGATAGGAGTCTACATGGTATTGAAACTTTTGATCGACAGTTCTTGCAGAATATAGACGGTAATCGGGCAGGTTGATGATGCCGATATCACTACTGAATGCGGCATCCAATCCAAATAACCAATGTTGATTACTCGGTTCGGCGATCACTGAGTATTGTATTGGGGAGCCTTCTGGTTGTTGCCGTCTCGAGGTCGTAAATGGCGTATTATCTTCGATATCTTTAATACTCGAGTTTTGCGTCCACCGGCTGCCATCGTAGTCTTCCATCACCAGTGCTCGCCAGTAGAGTTGCTGATTGCTTGGTGGGGACATTGAAAATTCGGCCCTGAATGCCAATGCAGCCGACCGTGTTAGTTCAGTAATATCACCGAAGCTAACTTCATCTGATAAGCCGGTTTGAGTGGATTTCTGTTGTGGCACCATCCAAAGGGGAGGAAGTCTGGGCAGTACCAGGAAGAGTAGGGCAGCCAGAGGCAGGCTCTGCAGAAGAAGTTTAAAGCCAATACGGGCCGTCTCTTTTAATTTCACATCTTCTCTATAGAGGCTGACCAACACGCAGGTGTTTATCCCGGTGACAAAGGTGAGATTAACGGCATAGAAAATGGATTGCTGGTCGATGAAGGTGATGGCGATAAGAAAATACCCTACCAGTACCACGGTTCTGACATCACGCCTGTTTCTCATCTCAATATACTTAAGGGCGTAGCCTAAGATAAGCAGGTTGATGAGTCCGTTCAGTAAACCTATCTCTGAGGTGACGAGTGCCAGTGTAATCGCGGATGCGATTGCCAGAGCCGTAACGAGATACCTGGGGGGCTTGGCGACTTTTCCTATGAAGATCCCAAAGCGCCAGACAAGACAGATCCCACATATTCCCAAGCTCCATGGGGTGAGTTTATCGTACAGGGGCGCAAGAACCGCGATATTAACGATAAGCAGCCACAGCAAGCTATGGCGGGAGATGATCTCTTCCTGACTCGAATGTGTCATGAGTCTCCCCCTACGAACTGGGGAAGCAGGGCAAGCTCCTGTAGACAGTGTATGCGGTGTACATCTCCTTCTGCGGGGGGAATTTTTTTCCGGCTAATAACCAGGCCGAAAACTTGTCCTCGCCCGCTCATTTTGTCGATTGCCCAGGTCAGTTCGCTCAATTGCTTTTCAAGATCGGGAGAGCTCAAATCTTCAATGATTAACCAGTGGGGCTCTCCCTGAGGCTGCTGAAACTCTTTACTCAGCATGCCTCGTCCCTGGGCGAGTTGTTTCCATGCAACCTGTCTCAAGGATTCTCCCGGGATATGTTGCTTAAGCCCTTTAAATTCATCGACTCCGGGAATATGCATGCCTCTGTCGCCAGTGATGTTCTGGTTATCGGCATCGATCGATTTAAGCTGTGAATGAGACACTAAGGGCTTGGCAAAAACAATGTGCGGATTATCAAGGTTTACATGTGACCAGGCTCTGCATAGCCCGAGTGGATACCGGGATTCTATTTTTAGACGACCCGGGGAGACCCGGCCCCGGATAAGGTTATCGAATGGAACCAGTGTCACTGTAGGCTCTTCACCGATAGTTTTTATCACTTTAATCTGGTTGTCAGGATAGTTAACCAGCACTTCAAACTGGGGCTGAGAGGAGGTGAGTTTTACCGGAAACACGAGTGTTTCTCCGGCATAGGCCTGGGGAGAGGCACAAGCGTTTAAGGTGAGCCCGGCAAGATTACGGTAGCTGTAGATGATACAGGTATTAAACAGACTCAGTAGTAGTATGCTTAACCCTATGACTAAGTTATTTTGATAATTGGTGCCAAATACAAATAAAATTAACACCAGAAATATCCAGAACAAACCAAAGCCCGTCGGGAGTATAAAGATACTTTTATGGGCTAAGGTCACTCTTGCAGCCGGAGGCAGTCGTCTGTTGAGCCATTGAGCCCACCAGAGGGTAAACCTGCTTTCCTTAGTGCCGTTTCTCTTCATGACTCTAAGGTTGCATCAAAGTATCGGGTTGACGTTGCTGAGGATTTTCTGGGATAGCGCTTCTCCTTGTTGTTGGCTGCTGCTGCGAATTCGATGTTCGGCAACCGCAGAGAATACTGCCTGTACATCTTCTGGCACCAGGTAGCTACGTTTGTGGATAAAAGCCCATGCTTTCGAGGCCTGCAGGAGTGCTTTACTGGCTCGGGGTGAGAGGCCATACCCCTCATTTTGTGTACGGGACGCTTCAATCAGCGCCAGGATATATCCCAGTAAGGCATCTGATGCACTGACCTTTTCCACCTCCTGTTGCAGTTGACTCAGCTCCAGCTGAGTGATGCACTGAGGGAGTGCATTCATCTGAGGGGATTGGTCATGGCCCTTAAGCATGGCCAATTCGGCGTCTGCGCTCGGATAACCTATAGATAGGCGCATCATGAAACGATCCAGCTGAGACTCCGGAAGAGGAAAGGTGCCCGATTGTTCACTGGGGTTCTGGGTCGCAATAACAAAGAAAGGACTGGGCAGAGGGTGCGTGATCCCATCGACGGTGATCTGATGTTCTGCCATGGCTTCTAGCAGGGCGCTTTGGGTCTTGGGGCTGGCTCGGTTTATCTCATCGGCCAGTATCATCTGCTTGAAGAGAGGCCCCGGGTGAAACACAAACTGGGATTGTTCTTTATCAAATATCGACACACCTAAGATGTCGGCTGGAAGCATGTCGCTGGTGAATTGAACGCGCTGATAGCTGAGCCCCAAACTCTGTGCAATGCCATGAGATAGGCTGGTTTTCCCCATACCAGGCAGATCTTCTATGAGAAGGTGACCCCTGGCCAAGATACATGTGAGTGCCAATTTTATCTGTTCAGGTTTCCCTAAAAGTACACGGCCTAGCTGGGTTATGAGCTCTGTGATAGGTGGCTGTGTCATCGAAGTCCCTTTGCTGTTTGCGTGTAAATATTACTATGCGATAAAACGGCACATTGATCCAGTTTACGCTATAAGCAGATCAAGGTTAATTTTTGAGTCAGTGGGGAAACATCGGGTTGAACTTCCTTAGGCATCTCTGATTTAAATTAAATCAACTTAACAGAGCTGTTGGCATATTGAAATTGAGGTTTAAACAGAAAGCCTTGCACCAGATCGACGCCGAGTTCTTGAGCCAGTGTGAGTTGTTCCTTTGTTTCGACGCCCTCTAAGACTGTCTTTTTATTGCTGTCCTTTGCAAATTTGATCAATGCTTTCATTAAATGTTGCTGCTCAACACTTCTGGATTGATTCAGCCATTCGATGTCGAATTTTAATACGTTAACCTGGCTCAATAACGCTAAAGATAGCATGGAGTGGGGCGCGCCTATGTCATCGAGTGCAACGGCTATCTGTTTGGCTTTAAGTTGAGAAACGAGTCGGGTCGATAGGTTCGCATCGTTGATGCAGGTGTTTTCGATGATCTCAACGGTGAGATCGGCACGTGTCGACAATAACTCCAGCATATGGTCGCCGTTGTTCTCTATTGCATGGGGATCTAAATTAATGAACAGCGGTAATGAAGGGTCTGAGTGCTCGAGTTGGAATTGTTTCGCTTTCATCTCTATGTTTGAAAGTAGACTCGTTTGGCTATGAAGCTGCTCAAAAATGATGTTTGGTGGCGTTGACACTCCATGTCGATCGCGAAACCGTGACAGTGCCTCAAATCCATAGATCTGAAGATCAGATGTCGCTATCAAGGGTTGGTATTCTGCGCTTAAGTAAAGCGTGTCTAGTGCAATCATAGGCGTATCAGCAGGAACCGACGTTAACTTAATGTAAATAGTAATTATTCACATTATGGCCCGCGAGTCTAAAATCTTTACATTACCGGGGGCTGACAGGGGGATTTTTCGACAAACGCATCAAAAAAACCTTAAAGATTCAGTTCAACGTTGCTTGGTCCCAAGGCCCTTTTGACAGAGCCTTCTGAATACAGTCTTCTCCTATACTCGCTCTGGTCGTTAGAACTAATATTTAGAACTAGCATTTATAATTAGTATTTGAAATTTAACTCCTGAGCCGAGAACAGTTCCGGTGATTCACCTTGTTTTATTTGATAGATCACAAAATACCACGAATGTTGCTTCCTCATTATTTTGTCTTACTGTTTATTTGATATATTTTGTGGGGATTTATCAGGTTCCTACCCCATTTATTGCTGTTCTAGGAGGTTAGCCGGGTGACCTTCATCTAACTTTTAGCTGTAATTCTCAGTTTCCTAGTAGAAACTACAGTGTTCATAAAGGATGATGATACTGAATAATATGCTCTCATTATTTCCCAGTCCGTAACCCCGTTTTATGTTGCCCTTCTTGTGGTTACTATTCACAATTAAGCTGCGATAATGGTCTGACTGGTAGCATTTAGGGATTAGTTTTTATGTCAGCTATTGATGATTTTCGCAGCAAATTAGCTGTAGTGGAACACTTTGATTTTGTTTATGTTGTATTGCCAAAACAGGGCATAAGAAAAAAACTATCTGGTTCGAGAGTATCCGATAACAAAATGGCCACGAATACCCGTAAATCTCCTTTATTTTGCACTTCAGATAAGTCAAAAAAAATGTTCCTGACACTCAAATACATGGCCTCTCTCTGGCCAGAAGTCATTCCTGATTTTCAGATTAATGGAAATGCCTGGCCCAAGGGATTCTATACAGGTAGCAATCTCCAAGGTGATACTGCGTTTCATCAAAAGCTGAAAACTCTCAAATCAGCGAACGACTCAATGAAGATAGTCGTACAGTACTACTGTATTTCTCCTGACGATAATTTTATTGGGTTATTTTTTGTAATGCACCAGGGTTCTGAGCTGACAGAGTCGTTAAGAGAAAGTATAAATCAGCCTTGGGTCGCTGCTCTGTTGGAACTTACCCATTTCTATATGACGCGAAAGTATCCGAGTCTCACAAACCCTAACCTTTACAATGGAAGCATCAGGGAGAAAACATTAAAAATATTGGAGCATACTGCGGCGGGTATGAATTACCGTGACATCGGTGAAGCGCTTCATCTGACAGAGCGAGGGGTTCACTATCACATCGATCGGGCAAAGTTATTATTGAATGCTACAAATAAGGCTGACTTGGTCAGAATCGCGAAAGAGTGCTGCCTGATCTAGTTGCACGACAGGAGATGTTAACCTGCTCACACATTCTCTAAGGTTTTCCTTTTTCCCAGTAATACTCACGGTATTTTGTTTTGTTTTTTAACCAGAAAATAGGGAGGTCTATTAATAACGATATGCCAGACACTGGCAAGGATATGTGATGAGAAATAAAAAACTAACCGCATTAATACTCCCTCTAATATGGGGGATAACAGCGTGTGGTTCTGATGATAATGACAACGATGCTGTTCAACTCCCCCCCCCAGATGAGCAAGTAGAGCGCAACGTAGCTTGGGATTATATTGAGACGCCCTACAATCCATTCGATAGCAACGAGTTGAGCGGACGGGTCTTTGTTGAGCTGGATGGAATTGATGATCGGGTTACTAAGTGGATTGCTAAGAACAGCGCTAATCTGGCATTCGATCTCAATGCCGACGGTGCAATCAACCAATATGACGTGCCGGAAGATGTTTTTCTCACACGAAAGAATGGCGGGCCGATGCTGCCTAAGCTTGAGATCGATACCGAAGATATGAAGCAGGTGCTCTCAAGCAACCCTGATGGGTTAGGGGCCGGAACCTCGCGGCCAGACGTTTTTGTGGAAGGAAACTACTCTGTATTCGATCTGTTGCGCTATCTGGTTGTGACTCGACCTGATATGCAGTTTGACAGCATAA
This window harbors:
- a CDS encoding NarK family nitrate/nitrite MFS transporter, encoding MSNEGKMNLLNFADPKIKTLHVTWFAFFLTFVVWFSHAPLLVFIKEAFDLTSAQVKALLILNVALTIPARIIVGILVDKFGPRIIYSGLLISSSFICMGFAMAQSFEQLALFRFLLGFVGAGFVIGIRLVGEWFPAKQVGIAEGIYGGWGNFGSAAAAMSLPTIAYAFGGDDGWRYALGLTGIIAGLYGFFFYTMARNTPKGSTYFKPKKSGGLEVTSRKDFYFYLLMNIPMYIALAVLAWKLSPSGVNLFTTQVMYLMWFGLVALFFIQVNSIWRVNKDNLTKGVADIEKYDFKQVAILDVAYFVTFGSELAVVSMLPLFFLETFEGLDPVKAGLLASGFAFMNLVARPTGGWFSDKFGRRKSLMIFIGGLAVGYSVLSQVDGGWLIPMAVIATMCCSFFVQAGEGAVFAIVPLVKRRMTGQIAGMAGAYGNVGAVTYLTVLSFVDYSTFFMVIAASAAVIFFAVMFLNEPKGHMAEVNEDGTVELIDVN
- a CDS encoding transglutaminase family protein — translated: MTHSSQEEIISRHSLLWLLIVNIAVLAPLYDKLTPWSLGICGICLVWRFGIFIGKVAKPPRYLVTALAIASAITLALVTSEIGLLNGLINLLILGYALKYIEMRNRRDVRTVVLVGYFLIAITFIDQQSIFYAVNLTFVTGINTCVLVSLYREDVKLKETARIGFKLLLQSLPLAALLFLVLPRLPPLWMVPQQKSTQTGLSDEVSFGDITELTRSAALAFRAEFSMSPPSNQQLYWRALVMEDYDGSRWTQNSSIKDIEDNTPFTTSRRQQPEGSPIQYSVIAEPSNQHWLFGLDAAFSSDIGIINLPDYRLYSARTVDQKFQYHVDSYPQYAMDKTLDPTVRLLNLRLPDDINPRTFELAQSFKKDLPDPTTRLRAMMRYFTEQPYFYTLTPPRVGPQQIDDFLFENKAGFCVHYASAFTFMARASGLPARLVTGYQGGEFNQSAGYLSIYQYMAHAWTEVWIENRGWVRYDPTAMIAPERVLEGFDAYFQAQESYLLDSPFSPLRLREFPLLNELRLTLASIDYYWSVWVLGFDSSKQEQILQKLLGEVTQQKIAIFMLVSITFIGLVIAYSAGLIHFHRDKDRVASTYLHMCHLLEKKGVIRDKQQGPTDFCSIVEDAFPGIATDFRRFTHYYVALKYQPLSSHRRKKTVKLFSNQFRKLRLKILKGKTS
- a CDS encoding DUF58 domain-containing protein, with the protein product MKRNGTKESRFTLWWAQWLNRRLPPAARVTLAHKSIFILPTGFGLFWIFLVLILFVFGTNYQNNLVIGLSILLLSLFNTCIIYSYRNLAGLTLNACASPQAYAGETLVFPVKLTSSQPQFEVLVNYPDNQIKVIKTIGEEPTVTLVPFDNLIRGRVSPGRLKIESRYPLGLCRAWSHVNLDNPHIVFAKPLVSHSQLKSIDADNQNITGDRGMHIPGVDEFKGLKQHIPGESLRQVAWKQLAQGRGMLSKEFQQPQGEPHWLIIEDLSSPDLEKQLSELTWAIDKMSGRGQVFGLVISRKKIPPAEGDVHRIHCLQELALLPQFVGGDS
- a CDS encoding AAA family ATPase, with translation MTQPPITELITQLGRVLLGKPEQIKLALTCILARGHLLIEDLPGMGKTSLSHGIAQSLGLSYQRVQFTSDMLPADILGVSIFDKEQSQFVFHPGPLFKQMILADEINRASPKTQSALLEAMAEHQITVDGITHPLPSPFFVIATQNPSEQSGTFPLPESQLDRFMMRLSIGYPSADAELAMLKGHDQSPQMNALPQCITQLELSQLQQEVEKVSASDALLGYILALIEASRTQNEGYGLSPRASKALLQASKAWAFIHKRSYLVPEDVQAVFSAVAEHRIRSSSQQQGEALSQKILSNVNPIL
- a CDS encoding EAL domain-containing protein yields the protein MIALDTLYLSAEYQPLIATSDLQIYGFEALSRFRDRHGVSTPPNIIFEQLHSQTSLLSNIEMKAKQFQLEHSDPSLPLFINLDPHAIENNGDHMLELLSTRADLTVEIIENTCINDANLSTRLVSQLKAKQIAVALDDIGAPHSMLSLALLSQVNVLKFDIEWLNQSRSVEQQHLMKALIKFAKDSNKKTVLEGVETKEQLTLAQELGVDLVQGFLFKPQFQYANSSVKLI
- a CDS encoding helix-turn-helix transcriptional regulator, with protein sequence MSAIDDFRSKLAVVEHFDFVYVVLPKQGIRKKLSGSRVSDNKMATNTRKSPLFCTSDKSKKMFLTLKYMASLWPEVIPDFQINGNAWPKGFYTGSNLQGDTAFHQKLKTLKSANDSMKIVVQYYCISPDDNFIGLFFVMHQGSELTESLRESINQPWVAALLELTHFYMTRKYPSLTNPNLYNGSIREKTLKILEHTAAGMNYRDIGEALHLTERGVHYHIDRAKLLLNATNKADLVRIAKECCLI